The DNA sequence GACAGGCTATTTCATATAGGGTGATAACACATTCGATTAGCCAACTGTCCTGTCAGATCCATCAGCTCTTGGTTTCCACTGAGGTAAACGACAAAACATTATGGAATCTAGCACACATCATCCACAATGACGCTGCCAGCTGGACTGATTTTGGAGGGCAACGATGGGTGCCAAGCAGTTTTTGGTACTCTTCAGTAAGTAAAGGAGGGATTATGAGTCATTGGCTGGTCAATGGAATGAGAAGCTCCGCTCTTGTGGTTTTCCAAGGTCCCGGAAATACATAAGCATTTTGGAGCTCTTGGAGTTGTGTACTAATATTTCTTTGAAACAGAGCTGTTTGGGAGGGTTCATTAAACTTTACAGACATGGTGAATTTATACCCTCTATTTCAAGACAGAAAACTATTCCAGCATGAATTGCAACTATTTGCTGTACTAATTTATGCCTTGTTGACATAATGAACATCATGCATGCATAAAATCGGATTCCTATAAATGTTTAACTGGTTTGAAAAGACGGCTGCTAAATTTACTATGGCAGTAAAATTTTATGAATATGTCCCATGTTTTTGGAATGACCGCAAGATCATAGAAGGGTCTCACACATgcgttctctctctcactctcactctcacacacaggcatacacacacgtgcatacacacatacagttatTATTTACCATAACCTTTCTCTGGCTATATATAGCAAAACGATTGTAATATTTGTGTCAATGGTTAGTCACCTGACTCCATGTCAGTCATTGTAAACACTGAAGTTGTGTAAGTCCACTGCAGGCTTCCTGTTCTGATTAGATCATACTGTGTAGGTGCACACAAATACCCCCCCACTCTTTGTAGAGTCAGTTGTGTAACAAACACATCAAATATATAtaggcctctctctctctctcgctgacAGATACTGTTTTccattctctctcaccctcccactccctctcctttctttctggctttccctcattctctccgtccctccctcccactctctctttctctatgaGATGGTGCAGTTCTtgctcttcctcctctggcGCATGTGTAGCTGTCCGTGCAGCTGCCCGTGACTTCCTCCGTGTACGGGTCCGTGGTGGGCCGCCATCCCCGTGGGACTGTATCTGTGCCGCAGCTCCTCGTTGTTGAGGTAGCGCAGCTGTACGGGCCTGGGAATGGGCTCGCCCAGGAAGTAGCCCTCGTCTTCTTCGGACTCGGAGGATGAGGAGCAGCTGGAGCACCAGGGATCGGCCCCGTCCCCGTACCCGTCTCCGGCCAAATACGGCCCCCCGAGGCCCAAAGGCTGCATCCCCCCGCTCCCTGCCGCGTTGTGCAGGGTGAGGTCCGAGGTGGTCCGTGGGCAGGGCCGATAAGGCTGCTGTCTGTAACCGCCCATGCCCCCCGCCTCGAACAGGTCCCGCGTGCGGCCGGTGGGGAAGCGGTCGTAGTCCTCCTGAACGCGACGGTGCGGCGGTTCCATCACGTGCCGGTCGGCCGCCAGGTGCAGAGCGTTGTCGGAGCGGGAGCGTCGGGAGCGCCGGTGATGGTGGCGGCCGCTGCTCCGCCGGTTGCCGTTTCCGTCGCTGGTGCGGTGCTTGCGTCGCCGCGGTTGCGTGGGCTGCTGCTGCGGGACGGGCTCCGGGAGGTTCGGACGACGGCGTGGGGTCCTCTCACTCATGGGGGTCATGCGGAGGTTACCACTGCTCCCCATCAGGCCAATGCGACCTTTACCCTCAAAGGCCAGGGGCTGGGGGGTGTCCCAGTATCCCAGCGGGTAGCCCAAATGCACAGGGGCATTCAGGTTCCCGTAAGGTCGAGAAGAGGTCAGGGACTCAGAGCTGTGGAACTGGACGGCGGAACCAACAATGTTGCTCTTCTCAGACACATTCATCCCAGAGTCCTTACTTAGGTCCGGCATAGAGAACCGAGACAGATGCTCCTGACGCTTACTGACCCCATCCAGAGAGTTACCTAGGACAGATACAGACTGgttatttataaatacataGGAGGTGAAATCCTCTTCACAACTCTTATCTAACGTCTGTCTCCTGAACCCTGTTGATACAGTACCTGTGGCATTGGACATGGTCAGAGAATCCATGGATCCCCGGGGGGTTTGTTCCAGCGGGGTGAGGGGCTCCGTGAAGCTCATGCCGTTGCTCATGGCGTTCCTCGTCCTGGTCAGCGGCGGTCTGCCATCCCTCTGGAAGCCATGCAGGCTGATGCTCCTCTTGTCCGTGAAGCCCTGGCCTTGGCTGGAAGCCTCATTGAAGCTCATCTGGGTCCTCAGCTTGGGTGGCCGGAACTCATCCTGGCTGTGATGGATCCAGTTATCCTGGAAGGACTGGCCCCTCAGTGCCGCCATGGGCGTCCGCTTGGTGTTCCCCTGCTCTTTAGCCCAGGACTCTGGCCTTTTCCCCGGGTTGACAGGACTCtgggctggggggtgggggttgtggGGTTTGGGGCTGTAGCCCTGCCTGGGGTTACATGGGCCCAGGAGCAATGGTGTGGGTGTTGGAGAAGGGTCCCGCTGGCAGCCCTCGTAGGCCGCCTCATAGGCCGGTGGGTAAGGCTCGTCCCGGCTCATCCACACCTGGTTGAGACTAGGGGTGCGACTGGGGGTCCTGCTGGGAGTGCGGCTAGGCGTCTGGCTGGAGCCGAGGCTCAGACGGTCCATCTGGATAGACAGGGGGTCCACCTCGACCGACAGCCGGTCAGGCATGGGCGCTGGCTGGCGGCGCTCCTGCTCGGCATTCCGACGTTCCGGCTTCAGGATCTTGGTGCTGTGGCGGGACTCACGGGAGCGGGCACTCTGGAAGGCCGAGTCGGAGGAGTCAGACTCATCTGGGTCCTGATGAACGGAAATGGATTGGTGTGACGACGTGATAGAATTACATGCAAAATAAATCCACAGGAGAACATGTCCGTGGATGTGTTTGAGTGCTGTATATTTGATCATTCACCTGTCCGGCGCTGCAGGAGCGCGAGCAGTAGATCTGCCCCTGTTTGGGCAGGAAGGGGCGCCCCAGGAGAGAACGCTTACAGCGGGCGCAGCAGAAACACTCCTCTGTGGCGTGCCAGTGTTGCCCGTCGTATGTCATCTGACCCTGGTCGATGCCTAAGGAGAGGATTAGATCCCAGCATTAGAactggacaaaaacaaaaagactcCTACTAGTTACTAGCAAGACAGTGTCAATGGCGGGATATTAAAAACAGCGTCCAAATGATCACAGACAATTGGACGCTTGATCTAGACTTTGGGCGGAGGAACAGTGCGTATGGTATCAGCACTGTCAACATCCAGCTGACTCGCTGAAACCCATTATCTACAGAGGGAGACCGTTATACCTCTCAGTAATGAGGAGCCAAGCACACGGTCTCTGATGAGACCAGTCCTAGCTAAGATACACGAGGCTGCAACCTATTTTAAGGATATTTACTGGAAGGAGAAAAAGTAAAACACAGCACCAACACTTTGTGTTATTTCCCAGAGGAAGATTGATACTGTGATAGTACaatgacaaaaatacatttattgaaaaCCCTCCCCCTGAGCCAAAGAAACGAATCATCTTCCACAGGCTCCATCTGGACACAACATGGCGTCCTCTGGGTCTGAATGGTTCACAGTTTCCCGCTGTCTAACTGGATTCTGGGAAGCAAATAATACCACCTTCATTTCCCTAGCCAGCCGTGTCTTAGCACAGCTGTGTGCTGCACAAAGAAGGTTTTAAATTCTCTGTTCTGCTATTGACTTAGAACTGCTATTGCAATGACCATCACAGTGACTGCTGTAATCATTTTCAGATTCTGTATATGCTTTAGTCATGAATGCTTTAGAATATTGATTTCTATCTGAGATTATATGACTATTCTCTGTTAATGACCACAGTTGCCTGGGATGAATTTTCTTAGAGGAAAAACACATCAATAGAGATATGAgttgaaaaagagaggaagacagaaatacagagagtaagagagagacagtgtgcgGGAACAACCATA is a window from the Esox lucius isolate fEsoLuc1 chromosome 12, fEsoLuc1.pri, whole genome shotgun sequence genome containing:
- the LOC105028997 gene encoding prickle-like protein 2; protein product: MSLEMEKSVTKLMYDFQRNSTSDDDSGCALEEYAWVPPGLSPEQVHQYYNSLPEDRVPYVNSPGEKHRIKQLIHQLPPHDNEVRYCNTLDDEEKRELKLFSNQRKRDNLGRGSVRPFPLSISGAICEQCGGQINGGDIVVFASRVGHGLVWHPHCFVCNMCEELLVDLIYFHQEGKIYCGRHHAERLKPRCCACDEIIFADECTEAEGRHWHMKHFCCYECEAPLGGQRYIMKDGRPHCCNCFESLYAEYCDACGEHIGIDQGQMTYDGQHWHATEECFCCARCKRSLLGRPFLPKQGQIYCSRSCSAGQDPDESDSSDSAFQSARSRESRHSTKILKPERRNAEQERRQPAPMPDRLSVEVDPLSIQMDRLSLGSSQTPSRTPSRTPSRTPSLNQVWMSRDEPYPPAYEAAYEGCQRDPSPTPTPLLLGPCNPRQGYSPKPHNPHPPAQSPVNPGKRPESWAKEQGNTKRTPMAALRGQSFQDNWIHHSQDEFRPPKLRTQMSFNEASSQGQGFTDKRSISLHGFQRDGRPPLTRTRNAMSNGMSFTEPLTPLEQTPRGSMDSLTMSNATGNSLDGVSKRQEHLSRFSMPDLSKDSGMNVSEKSNIVGSAVQFHSSESLTSSRPYGNLNAPVHLGYPLGYWDTPQPLAFEGKGRIGLMGSSGNLRMTPMSERTPRRRPNLPEPVPQQQPTQPRRRKHRTSDGNGNRRSSGRHHHRRSRRSRSDNALHLAADRHVMEPPHRRVQEDYDRFPTGRTRDLFEAGGMGGYRQQPYRPCPRTTSDLTLHNAAGSGGMQPLGLGGPYLAGDGYGDGADPWCSSCSSSSESEEDEGYFLGEPIPRPVQLRYLNNEELRHRYSPTGMAAHHGPVHGGSHGQLHGQLHMRQRRKSKNCTIS